One Chitinophagaceae bacterium C216 genomic window carries:
- the glgB_1 gene encoding 1,4-alpha-glucan branching enzyme GlgB, translated as MKRFILPFLLLSLCWACKKNNLTETPPPNPEPPVQIPAQQGMITTDKNFYTSSDAITITYNPAKGNAALNGFTGDVYVHWGVITNASAGAADWKYVKSNSFTTPDAASKMTRNANGTYSITITPQSFFGVPSGEQIRKIAMVFRNADGSIVGRNYDGSDIYLPVYSNGVNVRFIRPELHPTYTLTPVQQTYAIGQQIEVTGIASTSANLRLTLNDKEFATANSSTIITGKATITDIGTQTIKLIANGTVQESFSFTANGTVVTESLPAGAKPNGVTFINNGTSAIFALYAPQKNYVYVLGDFNNWTATASGYMKRTPDGNTWWIQIDGLNPNVEYAYQYWVDGAIRIADPYTEKVLDPEHDPYIPAANYPNPGIYPIGKTTGIVSTIKAQQEKHSWSYPSITKPSKNNLVIYELLLRDFLGANNYQTLRDTLNYLSNLGVNAIELLPINEFEGNSSWGYNPSFYFAPDKYYGSKKSLQAFIDACHEKGIAVILDIVLNHAEGQSPMVQLYWDATNNRPAFNNPWFNPTAPHSALSFGYDFNHESSTTRAFVKDVLKFWLDEYKVDGFRFDFTKGFTQKPSNSIDAMSAYDASRIIILKEYNNFIKSIDPNAYVILEHLCADEEEKELAAEGMMLWNNLNYVFNEASMGWLSNSNFSRADYRTHGFTQPDGLITYMESHDEERMMFKNITYGNASENYNIKHLETALKRQELCAAFLFAIPGPKMIWQFGELGYDISINENGRTGEKPILWQYNTQPARVALKNAFTLFINLKKKNSIFSTTDFTHNLAGAIKFIKLRNGNNTVVVVGNFDVVPQVASIDMGSSGTWYDVARNNQALTILDGTYSATLAPGEYHIFSNFILNP; from the coding sequence ATGAAACGATTTATCTTGCCATTTTTGCTACTGTCTCTTTGCTGGGCATGCAAAAAAAATAACCTTACAGAAACACCACCACCGAATCCGGAACCCCCTGTGCAAATACCAGCACAACAAGGTATGATTACCACAGATAAGAATTTCTATACTAGCTCCGATGCAATCACTATTACATATAATCCGGCCAAAGGCAATGCAGCCTTAAATGGATTTACAGGAGATGTATATGTACATTGGGGGGTCATTACCAATGCTAGTGCAGGTGCTGCGGATTGGAAATATGTCAAGAGCAACTCTTTTACTACTCCTGATGCAGCCTCAAAAATGACCCGCAACGCCAACGGAACGTACAGCATTACCATCACTCCGCAAAGTTTTTTCGGAGTACCTTCGGGCGAGCAAATTCGCAAAATAGCCATGGTGTTTCGCAATGCCGACGGCTCCATTGTAGGTAGGAATTACGATGGCAGTGATATTTATTTGCCCGTATATAGCAATGGGGTGAACGTACGCTTTATCCGACCGGAATTACATCCCACCTATACACTTACTCCCGTTCAACAAACTTACGCAATCGGTCAACAGATAGAAGTAACCGGTATCGCTTCTACATCTGCCAATTTAAGACTTACATTAAATGATAAAGAATTCGCTACAGCCAACAGCAGCACAATAATAACGGGCAAAGCCACTATAACAGATATAGGAACACAAACCATTAAACTCATTGCCAACGGTACCGTACAGGAGTCTTTCAGTTTTACAGCCAATGGCACGGTTGTTACAGAGTCATTGCCCGCAGGAGCTAAACCCAATGGCGTTACTTTTATCAATAATGGAACTTCGGCCATCTTTGCTCTGTATGCACCCCAAAAAAATTATGTATACGTTTTGGGAGATTTTAATAACTGGACTGCTACAGCATCGGGTTATATGAAACGCACGCCGGATGGCAATACGTGGTGGATACAAATTGACGGGCTCAATCCAAACGTCGAATATGCCTATCAGTATTGGGTGGACGGTGCCATACGAATTGCAGATCCTTATACTGAAAAGGTACTGGATCCTGAACATGATCCTTACATACCTGCTGCCAATTATCCTAACCCAGGCATTTATCCCATAGGCAAAACAACAGGTATTGTAAGTACTATCAAAGCACAACAAGAAAAGCACAGCTGGAGCTATCCATCTATCACCAAACCATCCAAAAACAATCTGGTGATTTATGAACTGTTGTTAAGAGATTTTCTTGGTGCCAATAATTATCAAACACTCAGAGATACGCTAAATTACCTAAGCAATCTAGGTGTCAACGCTATTGAACTGTTACCTATCAACGAATTTGAAGGTAACAGCAGTTGGGGCTATAATCCTTCATTCTATTTTGCGCCGGACAAATACTACGGCAGTAAAAAATCATTACAAGCATTTATCGATGCCTGTCATGAAAAAGGTATTGCCGTAATTTTAGATATCGTACTCAACCACGCTGAAGGACAGTCGCCCATGGTGCAATTGTATTGGGATGCGACCAACAATCGCCCTGCTTTCAATAATCCATGGTTCAACCCAACAGCGCCACATAGTGCACTTAGTTTCGGATACGATTTCAATCATGAAAGTTCTACTACACGTGCCTTTGTAAAAGACGTATTAAAGTTTTGGTTGGATGAATATAAAGTAGATGGATTTCGCTTTGATTTTACAAAAGGCTTTACGCAAAAACCCTCAAACAGCATAGACGCTATGAGTGCCTATGATGCAAGCCGCATCATCATTTTAAAAGAGTACAACAATTTCATAAAATCTATTGATCCCAATGCTTATGTAATTCTGGAGCATTTGTGTGCCGATGAAGAAGAAAAAGAATTGGCTGCCGAAGGCATGATGTTGTGGAATAATCTCAATTATGTGTTCAACGAGGCCAGTATGGGTTGGCTGAGCAACTCCAATTTCTCCAGAGCGGATTACAGAACACATGGCTTTACACAGCCTGATGGCTTAATCACCTACATGGAAAGTCATGACGAAGAACGCATGATGTTTAAAAACATCACTTACGGCAATGCTTCCGAAAATTATAACATTAAGCATCTCGAAACCGCATTAAAGCGCCAGGAATTATGTGCAGCTTTTCTATTTGCCATTCCGGGTCCTAAAATGATTTGGCAGTTCGGCGAACTCGGGTACGACATTTCCATCAATGAAAATGGTCGCACCGGTGAAAAACCTATTCTATGGCAGTATAACACACAACCTGCACGAGTGGCACTAAAAAATGCATTTACATTATTTATCAATTTGAAAAAGAAGAACAGCATTTTTTCAACAACCGACTTCACTCATAATTTGGCTGGGGCCATTAAGTTTATAAAACTAAGAAATGGCAACAATACCGTAGTTGTTGTAGGTAATTTCGATGTTGTTCCCCAAGTAGCCTCTATCGATATGGGCAGCAGTGGCACCTGGTATGATGTAGCTCGTAATAACCAAGCATTGACGATTTTGGATGGGACTTATTCGGCTACATTAGCACCTGGTGAATATCATATATTTTCCAACTTTATACTGAATCCGTAA
- the ssb_2 gene encoding Single-stranded DNA-binding protein, translating to MRGVNRVMLIGNLGKDPEVQVLEGNIAVAKFPLATTETFKDRTGKLVSQTEWHTVVLWRGLAELAQKYLHKSSLVYIEGRLRTRSWEDKDGVKKYITEVVGENLIMLDKKSETASHEQDEANSSTSGPTDAPGENTPEQPGF from the coding sequence ATGAGAGGTGTTAATAGGGTAATGCTAATCGGGAATTTAGGAAAAGATCCTGAAGTACAGGTTCTGGAAGGGAATATCGCTGTAGCCAAATTTCCGCTCGCCACAACAGAGACTTTTAAAGATCGTACAGGCAAGTTAGTATCTCAAACAGAATGGCACACCGTCGTACTATGGAGAGGGTTAGCAGAGCTTGCCCAGAAGTATCTTCACAAATCCAGTCTGGTATATATCGAAGGTAGATTACGTACCCGAAGCTGGGAAGATAAAGATGGTGTAAAAAAATACATCACTGAGGTGGTAGGCGAAAATCTGATAATGCTGGATAAAAAAAGCGAAACTGCCTCTCACGAACAGGACGAAGCCAATTCCAGTACCAGCGGTCCTACTGATGCTCCCGGTGAAAACACCCCAGAACAGCCAGGCTTTTAA
- the ligA gene encoding DNA ligase, which translates to MYSKENTIALQDSTQSFLKNIPDVLTSKEETEKLRDALRFHEYRYYILNDPFISDGEYDQLFKLLERTEKQHPDWITKDSPTQRVAKELTGNFLTVQHLVPMLSLDNSYNEEDLRDFDRRARQLTGLDSIVYSVEPKFDGGSISLVYENDLLVRGATRGNGVQGDDVTTNIKQIRTIPLSARFSDYGLQQVEIRGEVLMNKENFKKYNEALIEKGLAPLANPRNAAAGTLRIKDPSEVRRRNLEVFVYHISDYTLLPGKDTPKALLSHDASLQLLWELGFRSPVHEMHVFRSIDEVIAYCREFEEKRDSLPYEIDGMVIKVNDIQLQEVLGMTSHHPRWAIAFKFKARQGTSKLLNVEFQVGRTGSITPVAKIDPVYIGGVTVSSISLFNEDVIREKDVRIGDTVLVERAGDVIPYIVKPLTELRSGTERPITFPSHCPACNSTLFKEEGEAAWRCVNIECSAQVVERMIHYVSKDALDIRGLGEANIKKFYELGLLKDIPGIYKLNFAAISQLEGFGAKSVEKLKEAIEQSKKQPLHRLIFALGIRYVGETTAKVLAQKVNHLLELKDLSQEALQTLEDIGPKVAGSIVHFFSNEDNLKMLQELEALGVEMNNVQKQTHGSGELEGVTFLFTGTLPTLKRSEAEAMAEAKGGKILSGVSAKLNYLVVGKDAGSKLDKAQKLGTVKIITEEEFLKMINT; encoded by the coding sequence ATGTACAGTAAGGAAAATACCATAGCATTACAGGACAGCACGCAATCATTTTTGAAAAATATTCCAGATGTCCTCACGAGTAAAGAAGAGACAGAAAAACTAAGAGATGCTTTACGGTTTCACGAATACCGATACTATATCTTAAACGATCCCTTCATATCTGATGGAGAGTATGACCAGCTTTTTAAGCTACTCGAAAGAACCGAAAAACAACATCCCGACTGGATTACAAAAGACTCTCCTACTCAAAGAGTGGCCAAAGAGTTGACCGGCAACTTCCTTACCGTACAACATCTGGTACCCATGTTATCGCTAGACAACTCTTACAATGAGGAAGATTTGCGAGACTTCGACCGTAGAGCCAGACAACTAACAGGGTTAGACAGTATCGTGTATTCGGTAGAACCGAAATTCGATGGAGGCAGTATCTCATTAGTCTACGAAAATGATTTATTAGTGCGTGGTGCTACCCGAGGTAATGGTGTGCAAGGCGATGATGTGACCACCAATATCAAACAAATACGCACAATTCCGCTCTCTGCACGTTTCAGTGATTATGGTCTGCAGCAAGTAGAGATAAGAGGAGAAGTGCTGATGAATAAAGAAAACTTCAAAAAGTACAACGAGGCTCTTATCGAAAAAGGTCTCGCCCCGCTGGCCAATCCGCGTAATGCGGCAGCAGGTACTTTGCGCATTAAAGATCCATCAGAAGTAAGAAGAAGAAATCTTGAGGTATTTGTTTACCACATTAGTGATTATACCTTGCTACCAGGAAAAGACACTCCTAAGGCATTACTATCGCACGACGCATCCTTACAACTACTATGGGAACTGGGTTTTCGAAGCCCAGTACATGAGATGCATGTATTTCGTAGTATTGATGAAGTGATTGCTTATTGTCGGGAATTTGAAGAAAAAAGAGATAGCCTTCCTTATGAGATAGACGGAATGGTGATTAAAGTAAACGACATACAGCTGCAAGAAGTACTGGGCATGACCTCTCACCACCCACGCTGGGCCATAGCCTTTAAATTCAAAGCCCGACAAGGCACCAGCAAGCTGCTGAATGTAGAGTTTCAAGTAGGCCGTACAGGATCCATTACACCTGTGGCAAAAATTGACCCCGTATATATCGGAGGTGTCACTGTAAGCTCTATATCGCTGTTCAATGAAGATGTGATTCGAGAAAAAGATGTAAGGATTGGTGATACTGTATTAGTTGAGCGTGCCGGCGATGTAATTCCGTATATCGTAAAACCATTAACCGAACTACGCAGTGGAACCGAACGACCTATCACGTTCCCCAGTCACTGCCCTGCTTGTAACAGTACCTTATTTAAGGAAGAAGGAGAAGCCGCTTGGCGTTGTGTAAATATTGAATGCTCTGCACAAGTAGTAGAGCGTATGATTCACTACGTAAGCAAGGATGCATTAGATATAAGAGGGCTAGGCGAAGCCAACATTAAGAAGTTCTATGAACTAGGGCTTTTAAAAGATATTCCAGGCATTTACAAGCTGAACTTTGCAGCCATATCCCAACTTGAAGGTTTTGGGGCAAAATCGGTTGAAAAATTGAAAGAAGCTATTGAGCAAAGTAAAAAACAACCGTTGCACCGACTCATTTTTGCCCTAGGCATCCGCTATGTAGGTGAAACAACCGCCAAAGTACTAGCACAAAAAGTCAACCATTTGTTGGAGTTGAAAGATTTGTCTCAGGAAGCATTACAAACGCTGGAAGACATAGGACCTAAAGTAGCGGGAAGCATTGTACACTTCTTTAGTAATGAGGATAACCTGAAAATGCTTCAAGAGTTAGAAGCACTGGGTGTGGAAATGAACAATGTACAGAAACAAACCCATGGCAGCGGAGAACTGGAAGGTGTTACCTTTTTATTTACAGGAACACTTCCCACCCTCAAACGCAGCGAAGCTGAGGCCATGGCCGAAGCTAAAGGAGGTAAAATCCTAAGCGGTGTAAGTGCCAAATTAAATTACCTAGTAGTGGGCAAAGATGCCGGAAGTAAACTGGACAAAGCACAGAAACTGGGTACTGTAAAAATCATTACAGAGGAAGAATTTCTCAAAATGATTAATACCTAA
- the murG_2 gene encoding UDP-N-acetylglucosamine--N-acetylmuramyl-(pentapeptide) pyrophosphoryl-undecaprenol N-acetylglucosamine transferase, which produces MNHPNRKLRILVAPLDWGLGHTTRCIPVISELLNREVEVWLAGNDTQQAILKKEFPQCSFLPLKGYNVRYHHKGKGLAVKMLAQVPRILSRIKQEHSWLQKIVKEYQIDGVISDNRYGLCTDAVPCVFMTHQLQIKTGLSALADNMLQQLNYRFINKYTYCWIPDFPQQPNLAGDLSHPNKMPSIPCFYVGALSRFSAVPTGAEQKGLLFLISGPEPQRSVLEQIVFSQLKQYEAKVTIVRGVPNGGSAPECANARVFNHLPKDALEKELAAASYVICRSGYSSIMDINSIGAKSILIPTPGQTEQEYLGQYLMQEQFAFCCSQDMFDLKKILQQAAEFPYSGGIALQPGLLQNAMDAFLLQCEQNQSK; this is translated from the coding sequence ATGAATCATCCCAACCGGAAATTGAGAATATTGGTAGCCCCGTTGGACTGGGGTTTGGGGCATACCACCCGGTGTATACCTGTAATCAGCGAATTGCTAAACAGAGAGGTGGAGGTGTGGCTGGCAGGCAATGATACGCAACAAGCTATTCTAAAGAAGGAGTTCCCCCAATGTTCGTTTTTGCCTTTGAAAGGATACAATGTGCGCTATCACCACAAAGGAAAAGGGCTGGCTGTGAAAATGCTGGCTCAAGTACCTCGTATATTATCTCGGATAAAGCAGGAGCACAGTTGGTTGCAGAAAATTGTGAAGGAATATCAGATAGATGGGGTGATTAGCGATAACCGATATGGACTTTGTACCGATGCTGTACCTTGTGTGTTTATGACCCATCAATTGCAAATTAAAACGGGATTAAGCGCATTGGCCGACAACATGCTTCAGCAGTTGAACTATCGATTTATTAATAAGTACACTTACTGTTGGATTCCCGATTTTCCCCAACAACCTAATTTGGCAGGCGATTTATCGCATCCAAATAAAATGCCTAGTATTCCCTGTTTTTATGTGGGGGCTTTATCACGTTTTAGTGCAGTTCCTACTGGAGCAGAACAGAAGGGGCTGCTATTTTTGATTTCAGGTCCTGAACCGCAAAGAAGTGTATTGGAGCAAATCGTTTTTTCTCAGCTAAAACAATACGAAGCTAAAGTTACCATAGTGAGGGGTGTGCCCAATGGTGGAAGTGCTCCCGAATGTGCTAATGCCCGCGTGTTTAATCATTTACCAAAGGATGCATTGGAAAAAGAACTGGCAGCTGCTTCTTATGTTATCTGTCGAAGTGGTTACAGCTCGATAATGGATATTAATAGTATTGGTGCTAAATCTATATTAATTCCTACGCCGGGGCAAACAGAGCAAGAATATCTGGGGCAATATCTGATGCAGGAGCAATTTGCTTTCTGCTGCAGTCAGGATATGTTTGACCTAAAAAAAATACTGCAGCAAGCGGCTGAATTTCCTTATTCGGGAGGTATTGCATTACAACCAGGTTTGTTGCAAAATGCAATGGACGCCTTCTTGCTGCAGTGCGAGCAAAATCAGAGTAAATAA
- the rng gene encoding Ribonuclease G, with the protein MNKEIVINAAPTGVEIALLEDKKLVELHSEKSDARFAVGDLYLGKVKRLMPGLNAAFVDVGFEKDAFLHYTDLSPYARSLLKFTQMAMNATNENPLDFSKFEVEPEIVKTGKISEVLGGKPNILVQILKEPIAAKGPRLSCELSIPGRFVVITPFNNIVAVSKKIHSSEERKRLQKIIEAVKPKNFGVIVRTAAEGKNTAELYEDLEHLVNIWNTVQQNLRGATAPTKIYSEQNKTHSILRDLLSADYNRIVTNDKNIYAETRNYIQRIAPEKVEIVNQAHGNVFDSMGITKQVKGSFGKTVTLNSGAYLIIEHTEALHVIDVNSGYKNVSNNQEQNALETNLEAAAEIARQLRLRDIGGIIVVDFIDMKLPENKKKLYERMEEVMKADRAKHSVLPISKFGLMQITRQRMRPEVTINTQEVCPSCNGSGKISSTLVLEDEIERNLQYLITHKHKNLKLVVHPIMHAYLTKGLWWNTKIAKWNRKFGQKTRLEKDSSYHLTEYHFFNEMDEEIKL; encoded by the coding sequence ATGAACAAAGAAATTGTAATTAATGCAGCTCCTACCGGTGTGGAAATAGCCTTGCTGGAAGACAAAAAATTAGTTGAGCTGCATAGTGAAAAAAGTGACGCCCGGTTTGCTGTGGGCGACCTATACCTGGGAAAGGTAAAACGCCTAATGCCGGGTCTCAATGCAGCATTCGTAGACGTGGGCTTTGAGAAGGATGCATTTTTGCATTACACCGATTTAAGTCCCTATGCGCGCTCATTGCTCAAGTTTACTCAAATGGCTATGAACGCCACCAATGAAAATCCTTTAGATTTTTCAAAATTTGAAGTAGAACCGGAAATCGTAAAAACCGGAAAAATTAGTGAGGTTCTGGGGGGAAAACCCAATATCTTGGTACAAATCCTCAAAGAACCGATTGCTGCAAAAGGACCTCGCTTAAGCTGTGAGCTTTCCATCCCGGGTCGGTTTGTTGTGATCACACCGTTTAATAACATTGTGGCTGTTTCCAAAAAAATTCATTCTTCCGAAGAAAGGAAACGCTTACAAAAAATTATTGAGGCTGTAAAGCCTAAAAATTTCGGAGTAATTGTAAGAACCGCTGCCGAGGGTAAAAATACCGCAGAGCTCTACGAGGATCTCGAACATCTAGTGAATATCTGGAACACCGTACAGCAAAATTTAAGAGGCGCTACAGCACCCACCAAAATCTACAGCGAGCAAAACAAAACGCATAGTATACTACGCGATTTACTGAGTGCAGATTACAACCGTATCGTAACCAACGATAAAAATATCTACGCTGAAACTAGAAACTATATACAGCGTATAGCCCCGGAAAAAGTCGAAATCGTAAATCAGGCTCATGGAAATGTATTCGATTCCATGGGTATAACCAAACAGGTTAAAGGCTCCTTTGGAAAAACGGTAACGCTGAATAGTGGCGCCTATCTCATTATAGAGCATACTGAAGCCCTGCATGTAATTGATGTAAACAGTGGGTATAAAAATGTAAGCAACAATCAGGAGCAGAACGCGCTGGAAACGAATTTGGAAGCTGCAGCTGAAATAGCCAGACAGCTACGATTGAGGGATATAGGGGGTATTATCGTGGTGGACTTCATCGATATGAAGCTTCCCGAAAACAAAAAGAAACTCTATGAGCGGATGGAGGAGGTGATGAAGGCTGATAGAGCCAAACACTCCGTGCTACCTATTTCCAAATTTGGCCTGATGCAGATCACGCGTCAGCGTATGCGCCCTGAAGTAACCATTAACACACAGGAAGTGTGTCCCAGCTGTAACGGTAGCGGAAAAATTTCTTCCACTTTGGTATTGGAAGATGAGATCGAAAGAAATCTTCAATACCTGATTACACATAAGCATAAGAATCTAAAACTTGTGGTGCATCCTATTATGCACGCTTACTTAACTAAGGGACTTTGGTGGAATACCAAGATTGCTAAATGGAACAGAAAATTCGGGCAAAAAACCCGTTTGGAAAAAGACTCCTCCTATCATCTTACCGAGTACCATTTCTTTAACGAAATGGATGAAGAGATTAAATTATAA
- the hup gene encoding DNA-binding protein HU: MRKADLVNRISDKTGIPKVDVLVTLETMFKEVKDTLASGENIYIRGFGSFITKKRAAKIGRNIKKNVAVHIPEHYIPAFKPAKEFSMEVKKLKEPKKDSGPGEDADD; this comes from the coding sequence ATGCGAAAAGCTGACTTAGTTAACCGAATATCCGACAAAACCGGAATTCCGAAAGTAGATGTGTTAGTAACACTCGAAACCATGTTTAAGGAAGTTAAAGATACACTGGCTTCCGGTGAAAACATCTACATTAGAGGATTTGGTAGTTTCATCACCAAAAAACGTGCTGCTAAAATAGGTCGCAATATTAAGAAAAATGTAGCGGTACATATACCGGAACATTATATCCCTGCATTCAAGCCGGCCAAGGAGTTTAGCATGGAAGTGAAAAAATTAAAAGAGCCTAAGAAGGATAGTGGCCCGGGCGAAGATGCAGATGATTAG
- the nth_1 gene encoding Endonuclease III, whose amino-acid sequence MPWKGEKDPYRIWLSEIILQQTRVEQGWEYYTRFITTFPSVKELALASDKEVFKLWEGLGYYSRCRNLIATARHIYQERNSVFPQTYEEILKLKGVGPYTAAAIASFSYNLPYAVVDGNVQRVLARIFGIEDPIDSTSGKKRFHALAQELLDKKNPAIYNQAIMDFGATVCKPLQPLCSQCPFASDCVAFKENKIAQFPVKSKKLIIKNRYFYFFFIRCRNKIAIRERLTKDIWQHLHEFPLMELEKEGSLNTALDAARQAGWFHAKDFISSISNTYKQKLTHQHIHAVFITVQVGRIPSTLKNYDWVEADKLAQYSFPKVINDFLKTAL is encoded by the coding sequence ATGCCTTGGAAGGGAGAAAAAGACCCCTACAGGATTTGGCTGAGTGAGATTATCTTACAACAAACTAGGGTTGAACAAGGTTGGGAATACTATACCCGCTTTATTACCACATTCCCCAGTGTTAAAGAGCTAGCTTTGGCTTCCGACAAAGAGGTTTTTAAATTATGGGAAGGGTTGGGTTATTATTCCCGCTGCCGTAACCTGATAGCCACTGCACGACACATCTACCAAGAAAGAAATAGTGTTTTTCCTCAAACTTACGAAGAAATTCTTAAGCTTAAAGGTGTTGGGCCTTACACTGCTGCCGCCATTGCTTCTTTCAGCTATAACCTCCCTTATGCCGTAGTAGATGGCAACGTACAACGAGTACTGGCGCGGATATTCGGGATCGAAGACCCTATTGATAGTACATCCGGCAAAAAGAGATTTCATGCGCTGGCTCAAGAACTTCTGGATAAAAAAAATCCGGCTATATACAATCAGGCTATCATGGACTTTGGTGCCACCGTATGCAAACCCCTCCAGCCATTATGTTCCCAATGCCCTTTTGCATCGGACTGTGTGGCATTCAAAGAAAATAAAATTGCCCAATTTCCCGTGAAAAGCAAAAAACTTATTATCAAAAACCGATATTTCTATTTCTTTTTTATTCGCTGCCGTAACAAAATTGCCATCCGGGAAAGACTAACAAAAGATATATGGCAGCATCTGCACGAATTTCCCTTGATGGAACTGGAAAAGGAAGGGAGTTTAAATACAGCATTAGATGCCGCCCGCCAGGCAGGATGGTTCCATGCCAAAGATTTCATAAGTTCCATCAGTAATACCTATAAGCAAAAACTTACCCATCAGCACATACATGCCGTATTCATTACTGTTCAGGTAGGCAGAATACCCTCTACTCTTAAAAATTATGACTGGGTGGAGGCTGATAAGCTCGCACAATATTCCTTTCCGAAGGTGATTAATGATTTTCTGAAAACAGCCTTATAA
- the asnC gene encoding Regulatory protein AsnC, with the protein MSAKLNLDKLDLQIIEHMMSDAEISYADLGKKLFVSGGTIHVRIKKLQKDGVIKGTRLHPDLKLLGYDVIAFIGIYLRESSLYDTVAKELYKIKEIVRLNYTTGNYSMFAEVVCKDISELRDVLHEKLQKIKGIERTETIISLEESFSRNVKILD; encoded by the coding sequence ATGAGTGCAAAATTAAATCTTGACAAACTGGATCTGCAAATCATTGAGCATATGATGAGTGATGCGGAAATCTCTTATGCCGATTTGGGTAAGAAGCTTTTCGTTTCGGGAGGCACAATTCATGTGCGAATTAAGAAGCTACAGAAGGATGGAGTCATTAAGGGTACCCGGTTACATCCCGATTTGAAGCTGCTCGGTTATGACGTTATTGCTTTTATCGGAATTTATCTGCGAGAAAGTTCTCTCTACGATACAGTTGCCAAAGAGCTCTATAAAATAAAAGAAATAGTACGGTTGAATTATACGACCGGAAACTATAGCATGTTTGCCGAAGTTGTGTGCAAAGATATATCAGAACTAAGAGATGTGCTGCATGAAAAGTTGCAAAAAATAAAGGGGATAGAACGTACCGAAACCATCATCTCGCTAGAGGAAAGCTTTTCCCGTAATGTGAAAATACTGGATTAA